One Papaver somniferum cultivar HN1 chromosome 10, ASM357369v1, whole genome shotgun sequence genomic window carries:
- the LOC113319061 gene encoding protein vip1-like — MKNPATLDLTIEVCNLSDNVTRMDISTFFSYCGTVASTRIHRKDDEQLKTTTTRQCALVTFTQPYALQTALLLNDAVIGDSPIRILRTKSATAALPTNDMLEEDRRRNVIYKQAEDGDVPILGLNEKRIRWRSIKIESLSEQS, encoded by the exons ATGAAGAATCCAGCGACATTGGATCTGACGATAGAGGTATGTAACCTATCAGATAATGTGACTCGCATGGACATTAGCACCTTCTTCTCCTACTGTGGCACCGTTGCCAGCACCCGCATCCATAG AAAAGATGATGAGCAGTTGAAAACAACGACGACAAGACAGTGCGCTCTTGTGACTTTTACGCAACCTTATGCTCTACAGACTGCTCTTCTCCTCAAT GATGCAGTAATAGGAGATTCTCCAATTCGCATATTGCGAACAAAGTCCGCCACCGCAGCTCTTCCCACGAATGATATGTTGGAGGAGGATAGGAGAAGGAATGTGATTTATAAGCAGGCCGAG GATGGCGATGTGCCTATTTTAGGGCTAAATGAGAAAAGAATACGGTGGCGCAGTATAAAGATTGAATCACTTTCAGAACAATCATAG
- the LOC113319062 gene encoding DNA-directed RNA polymerases II, IV and V subunit 11-like yields the protein MNAPQRYERFVLPEGTKKASYERDTKIINAASFTIEREDHTVGNVLRMQLHRDANVLFAGYKLPHPLQYKVIVRVHTTSQSSPMQAYNQAINDLDKELSCLKNAIESEVERRMH from the exons ATGAACGCTCCTCAGCGTTACGAGAGATTTGTACTACCTGAAGGAACCAAGAA GGCTTCTTACGAAAGAGATACTAAAATTATCAATGCTGCTTCGTTTACTATTGAGAGAGAAGATCACACTGTTGGGAATGTCCTTCGGATGCAATTACACAGGGATGCAAATGTTCTGTTTGCTGGTTACAAGCTTCCTCACCCTCTTCAGTACAAAGTCATAGTCAGG GTTCATACAACAAGCCAATCTTCGCCAATGCAGGCATACAATCAGGCAATTAATGATCTTGATAAGGAACTTAGTTGTTTGAAGAATGCTATTGAG TCCGAGGTCGAGAGGAGGATGCATTAG